CGGCTATGTGAATATAAACCATGAGAAGATGTCCAAATCCTTGGGAAATGTCGTCTTAGTGAGAGATGTGATTAAAGAAGTCGGGGGAGAGGTTTTGCGTTTCTTCTACCTGAACAGCCATTACAGAAATCCGATTCACTTCAGTCGGGAGGTTTTGGAACAGGCGAAAAACGGATTAGATCGGATTAAAAATGCGGTCCAAAATCTCTCCTACCTTGAGCCCATGGGAGAGGAAGGCGAAGGAAGCGCATCACTGTTCGGCGACTTAGAAATTCTTCGTTATCGCTTCATCGAAAAGATGGATGATGACTTCAATACACCTGATGCCATCGCCGTCCTCTTTGACTTAGTCAAATTGGCCAACACCTATGGTACAAAACCCCGGTGGATGAAAAGTGAGGTAAAGGCGATTCTCTCCCTCTTCCAGGAATGGGGGGAGGTTTTAGGCCTATCCTTGAAAGAGTCAAAAGAGCTGCTCGACGAAGAAATTGAAAGGTATATTGCCATTCGGAATGAAGCCAGACTCGCCAGAGATTTCGCCAAAGCGGATGCGATCCGGGACTTGCTGAAAGAAAAAGGGATCCTTTTGGAAGATACGCCGCAAGGAATCCGTTGGCGCAGGGGGTAAAAATGGAGGGATATTTTCATAAAAATCCTTTGGAGCGGAATCCTGCCCTTTTAAACGCCCTTACCTTAGCTTATCTGGGGGATTCCGTTTATGAAGTTTACGTCCGTTATACCCTGATCGCCCAGGGAAAAGTAAATCCTCACCGCCTTCACCGTGAAGCGATCCGCTTTGTGGCGGCCAAAGGACAAAGTAGGCAATTGGAGCGGATCAAAGAAGAACTAACAACGGAAGAAGAAGCGATCGTCAGGAGAGCAAGGAATTCAAAGCCTAGCCATTCCCCTAAACATGCCGTGATGAAAGATTATCTCCAGGCAACCGCCTTTGAAGCTTTAATCGGTTATCTTTTTCTCACGGGCAAAAAAGAGCGGATGGAAGAGCTGATTGATCTGGGGATCGAAGAAATCCTGAAGGAGGCGGAATCGAAGTGAACTTAGAAGAAATCATCTACGGGAAAAATCCGGTGATCGAAGCGATTCGCTCCGGCAGGGCGATCAACAAAATCTGGGTCGCTGAAGGGATAAAACCGAGTGCCGTGAAGGGCATTTACGAAGAAGCGAAAAAAAGGGGGATCGTCATTCAACAGGTACCTCGGAGCAGGCTGGATCAGGCGGCGGAAACGAAAAATCACCAAGGCATCCTGATCTTTCTCGCCGCCCACTCGTATTATGAATTGGATGACTTATTACGCTTGACACGTCAAATGGACACGCCTCCCTTTTTCATCATGCTGGATGGCATTGAAGATCCCCATAACCTTGGATCAATCCTGCGTTCCGCCGACGGTGCCGGACTTCATGGGGTGATGATCCCGAAGCGGCGGGCCGCGCCCCTGACCCCTGCCGTGGCGAAAAGCTCTGCCGGAGCAATTGAATACGTTCCGGTTGCGCGGATTACTAATTTGTCGCAGGCGATCGATGAACTGAAAGAAAACGGGTTTTGGGTGATCGGGACCGATGCCAATGCAAAGACCGATTATCGGGAGGCTGATTACACCAGGCCTACACTCCTCGTGATTGGAAATGAAGGGAAGGGAATAAGCCGTTTGGTTAAAGAAAAGTGCGATTTCCTCGTAAAACTGCCCATGATGGGGAAGGTCTCTTCCCTTAATGCTTCGGTCGCCGCCGCCCTTCTCATGTATGAGGGAATGCGGCAGAGAAATCCGTTAAGGCGGTAGGAACGATGGAGGAAATCCTGATTGTTGATGGGTATAACATCATCGGGGCATGGCCTAAGTTACGCCAGCTAAAAGAATCAGGCCATTTAGAAGAAGCGAGAAGACAACTGATTGAAATATTGGCTGAATATCAATCTTTTAGTGGGAGGAAGGTCATCGTGGTCTTCGATGCCCATCAAGTTTATGGAAGGGAAAAGAGCCTTCGGATCCACCGGATTGATGTTTATTTTACCGGGGAAAAGGAGACGGCGGATGAATGGATCGAACGATTCGTCAAGAGAAAAAAAAGTAGACGGAATCAGCTTTTTGTAGCCACTTCCGACGAAACGGAACAAAGGGTCATCTTTGGGGGAGGGGCTCTTCGGATCTCTGCGAGGGAACTATTAAATGAAATGGAACGAGGAAAAGAGAAGATACGCGAGCAAATGGAAAAAGAGAGGGAAAAACCGGTGCCGGGGAGAAATGTGGCAGAACGTCTTCATCCCGATTTGGTAAAATTCTTAGAAAAATTCCGCCGCAACTAAGAGACCATTATTGACGGTTTAACTTAACATAAAGTATAATCTTTGTAACAAAGGCGTTTGGGGACAGGAGACACCGTGATGGAAGAGAAAAAACTCGCGCAAACGGAAATGGAACTGATTCCTGACGAAGAGATCGTAGAACGGGTTCGGGATGGAGATAACCAGGCTTTAGAATGGCTGATCGAAAGATACCGAAATTTTGTCCGCACAAAAGCCCGTTCCTATTTTCTCATCGGGGCGGACCGGGAGGACATTATTCAAGAGGGGATGATCGGTCTCTTTAAGGCCATTCGGGACTATAAGGGGGATAAATTAACCTCTTTTAAAGCCTTTGCCGAAATGTGCATTACCCGTCAGATGATTACGGCCATCAAAACGGCTACCCGCCAGAAGCACATCCCTCTAAACTCCTACATATCGTTGGACAAGCCCATGTACGAAGAGGACTCGGACCGGACTCTTTTGGACGTGATCGAAGCCACCCGACTTACCGATCCTGAGATGCTGATGATTTATAGGGAAGAATTTAATGATATGGAATATAAAATGAGTGAGATATTAAGCGAATTGGAAAAGAAAGTGTTGATGCTCTATCTTGACGGCCGCTCCTACCAAGAAATTGCCGTTGATTTGGACAGGCACGTGAAATCGATCGATAACGCCTTGCAGAGGGTGAAGAGAAAACTGGAGCGCTACCTTGAGTTTCGGGATGTCATCGGAAAACTGCA
The DNA window shown above is from Thermicanus aegyptius DSM 12793 and carries:
- a CDS encoding Mini-ribonuclease 3, whose translation is MEGYFHKNPLERNPALLNALTLAYLGDSVYEVYVRYTLIAQGKVNPHRLHREAIRFVAAKGQSRQLERIKEELTTEEEAIVRRARNSKPSHSPKHAVMKDYLQATAFEALIGYLFLTGKKERMEELIDLGIEEILKEAESK
- the rlmB gene encoding 23S rRNA (guanosine(2251)-2'-O)-methyltransferase RlmB, producing MNLEEIIYGKNPVIEAIRSGRAINKIWVAEGIKPSAVKGIYEEAKKRGIVIQQVPRSRLDQAAETKNHQGILIFLAAHSYYELDDLLRLTRQMDTPPFFIMLDGIEDPHNLGSILRSADGAGLHGVMIPKRRAAPLTPAVAKSSAGAIEYVPVARITNLSQAIDELKENGFWVIGTDANAKTDYREADYTRPTLLVIGNEGKGISRLVKEKCDFLVKLPMMGKVSSLNASVAAALLMYEGMRQRNPLRR
- a CDS encoding NYN domain-containing protein, with protein sequence MEEILIVDGYNIIGAWPKLRQLKESGHLEEARRQLIEILAEYQSFSGRKVIVVFDAHQVYGREKSLRIHRIDVYFTGEKETADEWIERFVKRKKSRRNQLFVATSDETEQRVIFGGGALRISARELLNEMERGKEKIREQMEKEREKPVPGRNVAERLHPDLVKFLEKFRRN
- the sigH gene encoding RNA polymerase sporulation sigma factor SigH, with protein sequence MEEKKLAQTEMELIPDEEIVERVRDGDNQALEWLIERYRNFVRTKARSYFLIGADREDIIQEGMIGLFKAIRDYKGDKLTSFKAFAEMCITRQMITAIKTATRQKHIPLNSYISLDKPMYEEDSDRTLLDVIEATRLTDPEMLMIYREEFNDMEYKMSEILSELEKKVLMLYLDGRSYQEIAVDLDRHVKSIDNALQRVKRKLERYLEFRDVIGKLQT